One window of the Pseudochaenichthys georgianus chromosome 21, fPseGeo1.2, whole genome shotgun sequence genome contains the following:
- the fign gene encoding fidgetin — protein sequence MITSTSIYGLKMQWTPEHTQWAEQHFDISSTTRSPAHKVEAYRGHLQRTYQYAWANDDISALTASNLLKKYAEKYSGILESPNERGLLCSYSDSTTGLMNGRKSENDSWQEGIYPMNCAPDVISVSKAGMTAALPPTDVSASIGSSPGVASSLSEPSYSSSNCGSHTATTLHSGLPSQEYTASYNGSYLHSSYSGQSTPALPSPHPSPLHSVGLLQPPPPPPPPALVPSYNAGSPNYNYPPTGYPSQTAVGPGYSPGGAPPPSVYLPSGIAAPTPIPPSTLPGYTYQSHNHTPIAPTPLNGSTSSSLKRKAFYMSGHGDMDSSYGNFNYNQQRSSHSPMYRTIDSDSNRGNGFDRNGEASSLAFKPTKQPMSSDHQRTFILHSGRALSPPNYGSTKSSVGDLRTGEPYSKFGSPIMSEQTEEHRQHLSHSLTGPDIGTATSSIHAAEEQLKNSDSSLVEMVTTEILQQGPPVDWSDIAGLDMAKAAIKEEILWPILRPDMFSGLATLPRSLLLFGPQGTGRTLMAHCMATQLGAAFLQLSGSALVTKWLGEGEKIIQASFLVARCRQPSVVFIREVDLLLSAQVSEDSPVNRLKAELLMQLDSILTSAEDHVLVVCSTNKPEEIPESLRRYFAKRLLIPLPDGTARHQIISQLLSQHNYCLSDKEMSLLVQRTEGFSGLDVAQLCQEAVVGPLHGIPGTDLSTLHPAQMRPVSYQDFDSVFCKFQPSISQKELDMYTEWNKMFGCSQ from the exons ATGATCACTAGCACCAGTATTTATG GTCTAAAGATGCAGTGGACCCCAGAGCACACACAATGGGCAGAACAACACTTTGACATCTCATCCACTACCCGCTCTCCAGCACACAAAGTAGAGGCCTACCGGGGGCACTTACAGCGAACATACCAGTATGCGTGGGCAAACGATGACATCTCTGCACTGACTGCTTCCAATCTGCTTAAGAAATATGCAGAGAAGTACTCTGGGATCCTAGAGAGCCCAAATGAGAGAGGCCTGCTGTGTTCCTACTCTGATAGCACCACTGGACTCATGAATGGAAGAAAGTCAGAGAATGATTCCTGGCAGGAGGGGATTTACCCAATGAACTGTGCTCCAGATGTTATATCTGTGAGCAAAGCTGGAATGACAGCTGCCCTGCCCCCTACAGATGTGTCGGCTAGCATAGGCAGCTCCCCAGGGGTGGCCAGCAGCTTGTCTGAGCCCAGCTACTCCAGCAGTAACTGTGGGAGCCACACAGCCACTACTCTCCACTCGGGCCTCCCCTCTCAGGAATATACTGCCAGCTACAACGGCTCTTACCTGCATTCAAGCTACAGCGGCCAGAGTACCCCGGCTCTGCCCTCCCCCCACCCCTCTCCTTTGCACAGTGTTGGGCTCTTACAACCACCGCCCCCACCGCCTCCCCCTGCCTTAGTGCCGAGCTACAACGCCGGGTCTCCCAACTACAATTATCCTCCAACAGGGTATCCTTCTCAGACTGCAGTTGGCCCTGGTTACAGCCCTGGGGGCGCACCCCCCCCTTCTGTGTATCTGCCGTCCGGTATTGCAGCTCCGACACCAATTCCTCCCTCCACACTGCCCGGCTACACCTACCAGTCCCATAATCATACACCAATTGCACCTACACCGTTAAATGGCAGCACATCAagctcattaaaaagaaaagctttcTACATGAGTGGACATGGAGATATGGACTCTAGCTATGGTAATTTCAACTACAACCAACAGCGCTCTTCACATAGTCCAATGTATAGAACAATAGACAGTGACTCAAACAGGGGCAATGGCTTTGACAGAAATGGAGAGGCATCATCTTTAGCTTTTAAGCCCACCAAACAGCCAATGTCTTCTGATCATCAAAGGACATTTATTTTACACTCTGGCAGAGCACTATCGCCTCCAAACTATGGATCAACCAAAAGCTCTGTGGGTGATCTGAGGACTGGTGAACCCTACAGCAAGTTTGGATCCCCCATCATGAGCGAGCAAACTGAAGAGCACAGACAGCACCTCTCTCACTCACTAACAGGGCCTGACATTGGTACGGCTACCTCGTCCATCCATGCTGCAGAGGAACAATTGAAGAACAGTGACTCCAGCCTGGTGGAGATGGTGACCACAGAAATCCTTCAGCAGGGCCCTCCAGTGGACTGGAGCGACATCGCGGGTCTGGATATGGCCAAAGCAGCCATCAAAGAGGAGATACTGTGGCCCATTTTACGGCCAGATATGTTTAGTGGACTTGCCACATTACCTCGGAGCCTCCTTTTATTCGGACCTCAGGGAACTGGTAGAACGCTGATGGCCCACTGCATGGCAACACAACTGGGGGCGGCCTTCTTGCAACTTAGCGGTTCTGCTCTGGTTACCAAGTGGCTCGGGGAAGGGGAAAAGATCATCCAAGCTTCTTTCCTCGTGGCCCGGTGTCGCCAGCCATCGGTGGTGTTCATCAGAGAGGTGGACCTGCTGCTATCAGCTCAGGTCAGTGAGGATAGCCCAGTGAATCGCCTCAAGGCTGAGCTCCTCATGCAGCTTGACAGTATTCTGACCTCTGCTGAGGACCATGTCCTCGTGGTTTGCTCCACCAATAAGCCTGAAGAGATCCCCGAGTCCCTACGGAGGTACTTTGCCAAGCGACTGCTCATCCCCTTGCCTGATGGGACAGCACGACACCAGATAATCAGCCAACTGCTCTCACAGCACAACTACTGTCTTAGTGATAAAGAGATGTCACTACTGGTTCAGAGGACAGAGGGCTTTTCCGGACTGGATGTGGCTCAGCTGTGTCAGGAGGCTGTGGTAGGTCCTCTCCACGGCATTCCTGGTACTGATTTGTCAACCCTTCACCCAGCTCAGATGAGACCAGTCTCCTACCAAGACTTTGACAGTGTGTTTTGCAAATTCCAGCCCAGCATATCACAAAAGGAACTTGACATGTACACTGAGTGGAATAAAATGTTTGGTTGTAGTCAATGA